The genome window CTACTAGTACTAGTAAAGAGGGGGCTTCAACAAAATTTTAAGGGGGTCacaaaattactgaaaatgattaaagggatagtccactcAACAATTAATATTCTGAGactgtttactcaccctcatgccattccacctaaataaacacaaaagaagatataatgaagaatgttggtaactgaaAATTTGTGGTGATCCATTTACATAATTTTGTCCTAATATGGACAAAACATGCACTGAAAGTCTGGAAACTGTTTAGCAAACAACTTCAAAACACTTCTTTTGCATTCATTTAGGTTTGGAATTCCATGAGGGGgaataaatgattgtaataatgTTTTCTAATTTGAGTTCTAAGTATGCTCCaccttattttttccaaattggCCACAGTTGGCCTTTGCATCATTACATCACgtctgtatccaccttatttttcctaagtgggtaaaaaaaataaataataataagcttgttttgttgcttgatactgcaaattggtgtgtcttccaatgttattttaatgtattatcttatttatgattcataaataagataatacattaaaataacatgaacacactggtttgtagtgcaaacagttttcatttttactACACTTCCGCTTTAAAGAAGGTGGATACATAAAGAAGTAGGCTAAGGGTACTATGCAATGTTGATGTTGTTCACAATAACAATTTGAGAACAAagtatattaataatagtaaattaataataataatttgcagtTTGACGTAATCTGAGCTAACTTTGCTTTCGTTAGATTTAATCACCATAGGATGCGTGATTTATTGTAAAACttataaaacagaataaaattgGCAAATGTTACTTACTTCATCAGATGACATTTTGCGTGAAACTTATTATTTTGAACACACTTCCAGGACGTGGTATCTGTAAATCCGAAGTACAGTGAATATTTGAACTGGTTGACTGACAGTCCACACATACACCTCAAAACATTAGATTAATCCGCGATGAGGAGCCGTGCCGATGCACAACCCAAAAAGATAACTCCGCAAATAATCGCATTTGCAGGTTTCAAACAAAGATGGCGACAAAGCAGCTTAATTTAAGGACTGCAGTTTTAAAATATGCTTTTAAAAATCAAGGTGTAGACTATTTAGGcatttttattaatcatttaaattcctatttccaaataataataattatttttatattgttttgttaAAGAATATAAAGTTTTATGGCTTATATTAATAACTTTACACTCCCAGTTTCTATTATtaaaaatatcataattattaaatacttaaatattaattatagcTTAGATAAGACAACTTTGAATATTGTGTTGGACAATTTGGGGCCtttaaagggttaattcacccaaaaatgaaaattctgtcattaattactcatgcaagaccttcgttcatctccggaaaacaaattaaaatattttttatgaaatccgagagctttctaaccctccatagacagcaaggggcCCAGAAGGGTACCAAGAACATctacaaaatagtccatgtgacatcagttgttcaaccataattttaaatgtaatatttacagaacaggacagaattttcatttttgggtgaactatcccttaaaaacGTTGAGATCCAGTaatataaacacaattagcacCACCTTAGTTACCAATTATATTGAAAATAGCCACAAAGGGACTTCACTGTTAATATTACTATGTTACATGGGTGTCCAAACTGTCCtgaagggccactgtcctgcagagctGAGCTCAAACTTGtaagggttggagctaaactctgcaagacagtGGCTTTCCAGGAGTAGGATTGCACACCCAATCTATCTATTTTCTGATAATGAACTGTGCTTATCCCTTACACAATTCTATAATTCACAAACTAATGTCTTTTATATACAGGGGGTATTTCAGTACACACTTGAGACAGTGGTGGGCTTCCTGGTGCCATACATGATCATAGTCAGCAGTTATGTGTGTATCCTTCGCCGCCTCAGACAGACCATGTTCAAGAGAAGGATACGAAGTGAAAACCTTATTCAAGCCATTATTGTGACATTCTGCATTTTCTGGCTTCCTTACCACTGTATTAACATAGTGCAAGTAAGTCATTTTTATTTCCATCTTACTTTGGTAATCTTTTCCCAAAGCAAAATGTATGAATGAATTATCATTGTTTTCTGATCAGGTGGTAGCAGCTCTTACACCAGAAGGGTTCCTCAAGAAGAAGTAAGTGAAATATGGTCCACAGATATTTTTCCAAAAGTCAACAGAATCACAGTAACTACCTTCTCTTTCTATCCCCAGACTGGATAACATCTGGAAGTCCAGCCGTGCCGTTACCTCCGCTCTGGCTTTTATCAGTAGTTGTGCCAATCCTGTCCTCTACGCCTTAGCTGGACGTTCCTACATCAAAGCTGATGGTGTGGCATTCATGGCCAGACTCTTTGAGGGCACAGTCCTGGACTATGGTGCACGGAGAAGCCGTCAGAACAAAGATGCCATCAGGCTCTAAACCTCTTTGGAGCGCAAACACACAAATGAATCTCGGACAATAAATTGGATGCTTTTGCATCAGTTTGTACTGTGACTGATACTGTGAGGAATAAGAGAAGGTGCCATTTTTAAACGAATTTAACTATCATGAATGATCTTATTTATGCAGCTTGCTGTCTTTTCAAGTCTTTTCTAACTCGTAAACAGTATATACAAAATTGCACCCGTTTGAATACTGTATTGCTGTTATACATTCATTGGAATAACCTTACTGAATCTGGATTTGGGTTGTGTGTACACATAAGTCATATTACTTACCAACTTGCAGAAATATTGCTTGGATgtaaaacaccagcaaacatggcTGAAATTATGAAGTAATTAGCAAATGACCACGTGTCATATTGTgcaattactttttaaagtatataaactCAAACAGGATTTAAACCTTTCTGAACTTTCTTGTAAGGAGTTAAGCAATTCGAAGTTTATGCATAAAGATACTAAAAGTACCAATTTTAGCATCCAATATTCATCCACCTTTTACCTTGTAAGAACAGATGCAGCAATTTGTAAATTCTATGGGTTAGGCTTTGTCTCAGCTGTGTCTAGCTATTTTtagcagtttaaaaaaaaaaaaaaaaattgtggtttGATATTGCAAATGTGTCTTACAATGTTATTTTCAATGCATTATCTtatgaacactggtttgtagtgcaaagtttTACCATTTGCTGCATGTTATTCTTGAACCAGAAGTCTCAACCATAGATTTACTCCTGTGTTGAATAAGCTGGCTTTATTTACAACTAGTACACAATTCACACCATTAATGAGCCATGTATTTAAAAATGAGAATTTATTGTAGCGGTTTCAAATCATTACATCACTGACAGTATATTGCTGGCATCTTTCAGAGTACAAGCAAAAATGAACATACAGCATATTACAAACAATTATATACTCCAATCCTTTGTAACAACTTTTTTATCTCTAGTAATGTAAAGGTCAGTAAAACTCATTCAAATCCAAAGACTTCATCTGGTCACATTAAATGCctaaagaaaaaaggaaaacatgaattaatataatacaaaaacattaaacaaaaaggCAGAGAATCCATACTCTGAACTTACGCCGTATCAAAATGAAACACCAAGCCTACCTTATTTAATTCCCTTCTTTCAAAACGCCAAGGTACCTGCAGAACATTAATAAAGATGTTAGAACAAACATACCAAACAGAGGTTTATTTTCACCCCTGAGCACTTTTTATCAGAGCATGTTAAATAATCACTTGATCAGAAACACGGACATGCAACTCATCACCTCAGCAGAAGACATTGGTCTACTTGAGGCACAAAATTTAAACTCACCTCATGTCCATAAATGTGAGACcctgtgaatcaaataaacatATTGCACATTAGAATAAATTAAAGGAAACCAAAAACATCTAAATCGATTTACTCCGCAACTTTAACCAGTCAGTGCAGTAGGTTTGTAATCATTAGTTTCAGGTGAAACACGGACTGCAAAATCATCATGTCTGGGCTAAACAGCAGCGGTCCAGGGCAAGAATTCAGGATAAAACAGTACTTGAccaacaaaaaatttaaatcactTCAGCTTTCAGTATTGCTATGAGATTAAAAGAATGAATTTACAGGGTACAATCCCAAGGGTCCATCACATCAGAATGATTAGAACACCTCATTTGGACtccatttatattttacaaaaagcAACAAacagaacacaaaaccagtcttgtcACACAGGTAAATTTGCAGCAATAGCAaacacactgtatgggtcaaaattatttttcttttatgccagaattATTAGTATAGCAAGTAAACATGTTCcatttagatattttgtaaatttcctaatgcAAATGTTTCaacttatttttttgattagtaatatgaatagCTAAGAACTTAGTttcaacaactttaaaggtgattctcaatatttagattgttttgcaccctcagtagATTTCCGATAGttatatctcaaccaaatattgttctgtcctaacaaaccatacaacaatggaacaagtatttattcagctttcacatgtgtaaatctcagttttgcaaaactgacccttatgactggttttgtggttcaaagTCACATAGAAGACACATGAGATTGAACGCACCTCATTTTCTATAAATACAGGTCCCTGTGAGAGAGAAAACAAACgatgcacattaaaaaaaaattctgagggGAACCAAAACATCTTATAGCTTTATTCTGTTGAAACAAAGCCTACCTTAAATCACTTTACTGCTTTCAAAAGGTGGGGCTCCTGCAAAACATAAGTGAAGATGTTAGATGGCTTAAGTCTAAAATGGGGTTCGTGATCACCCTCAACACTTTAATCAGAGCATGTTGAAATAATCACTTTTTCAGAAACACGGACATGCAACTCATCACCTCAGCAGAACACATTTGTCTACTCGAGGCACACGAGATTTGAACTCACCTCATGTCCAAACGCGAGTGCCTGCAAGTTAAATAAACAGAAATACCGCACATTAGAATGAATTCCTTAGGAAGCCAAAACATCTCGTCGACTTACTCCGCAACTTTAACCAGTCAGTGCAGTAGGTTTGTAATCATTAGTTTCAGGTGAAACACGGACTGCGAAATCATCATGTCTGGGCTAAACAGCGGCGGACCAGGGTTCAGTATAAAACACTACTTGCTACAGTAATAATACAGCTGGGGTTATAACACGAGGCAGCCAGATGTAGTTAGCAAAGCAGATGCACCTGCCAATCCGGCGCCCCACAAAACTTTGTTTAAAACCACATATTAGCTTTTAGTGTTGCTGTGAGATTAATATAAAAGAAATAACTTACAGAATACAAACCAAAGGGTTCATCATACCGGTGCGATTAGGACACCACCTCATTTGGattctatttatattttacaaaaagcAGCGGAAAACTGATCATCTAGTTTTTCTTCAAAATGCTTACATTTACAATACATGTACGCTAAAAAGCGATATAGCCTAATTAGTATTAGTGCTTAACAAAATTAAATCTGCATTCAAAACCAATACTTCAATGACTAACACTAACGACACTACGCAACTGAACATCTCCCGCAGAAAGGATGTTACAAAGGCACGAGGCCGTATTTATTTCCTAATCAACCACGTGTTTCTACAGGAAAAAAAAGCGCTTCCGGTTGCGGCACCCCCAACCCACAAATTATTATTGGCTGGATCAGTGTGTACTTATTTAGCTCAGTCCGACATGATGTTAGTGTATGGAAAAGCTTTGAATAATCCTTgttgtatttatgcatttaataCAGTGGTTGAAGGTATTATGAATACCCAATAAATTATAGAAGTTTGTATTCGAAGATAATTATTACAAAAGTGTATGTTAACAGAGTGTATATGATTttctatttaatattttaatatcttaCATTGATACTGATTGCTATGTAAATCATTGATACATTTAAAGACTTTTAAGTACAAAATTGCTGCAAATTATAGTTTGCACCGCAGAGGAAAGAAGGTAACCTGGTGCCCTTATCAAAATGGCTGCGGTTACGTTCCAGTTTGTGTCAATCACGCGACACGCGGTAAACATAGCATAAACTCTCATTGGTGTAACCTTCGTTGGCATGAAGATGTGAAAGAAGTGGATTTCTGCAAGTTGACGAAATAAACGGACTACACTTTACAAGCACAATGAGAGTTGTAATAGGTAAATCGCTTGTATTAATTTTTGCGTTGTCGCGTAACAAAATAGCTCATTTTGAATGCTCGTGTGTAACACTAAAGAGTCTCTTGCAATGTAAACATAgttgttatattaaaatatttattaaaatgtccTGTCATCTACTTTGAACGCATGTAATCGTGTTTCTAATGGTATGATTTGCTTCATTTATCAGTTGATGTATAAATGAGAATTTAATTTTGCTTAAAAAGTGATGTTTCGTAAGTGCTTAACAGCGCATGCGCATCTacacctgaatttttttttaaaagtcccAAATGTCCACATTGTTTTACATTATGGAAAAACAAATACATTCTATATACTAGTTGCTATACTGTAAATACAACAATATAATTTATCTTTTCCTCCCAACCAACCTCTTATGTTTTACAGTAAAGGGTCTATTTGATTGTAAAATTAATCCAGCTTTATTTTTCTCACTTTTTCACTCATCAGGTGGAGGATCAGGATTTGTGGGTCGTGAGCTGACACGTTTGTTGAAAAGCAAAGGTCATGAAATCACAATTATATCCAGGCAGCCTGGCCCAGGAAAAATAACATGGGTATGGTGTAACTTACATTGAATATTGCATTGATGTGCATTGTATCTGTGCATAAATCAGTGGTAAAGCTAtctttattttaaagggatagttcacccaaaaatgaaagttctgtcattaatgaactgccctcatgttgttccaaccctgtaagacctttaatcatcttcgaaacacaaattaagatatttttgatgaaatctgagagctttctgaccctgcatggacagcaagGGTTCTACCACGTTCAAGCCTCAGAAAGATACAAAGAAATCAACACAATAATCCATGAGACATCAgtcatttaattgtaattttgtaaagcgacaagaatactttttgtgcgcaaaaaacaAATAATGTTATTCAAAAATTCTTCTCCTTGAGTTACCGCCTTCTGTCATTTTTGAGAGTAGAGAAGaaaagaattgttaaataaagttaatattttaggTTTTTGCAGacactgaaccactgatgtcacatggattatttgatcaatgttcttggtacctttctgggccttcaactTGGTAGGATCCGATCTGTCTATggatggtcagaaagctctgggacttaatcagaaatatcttaatttgtgttccaaagatgaatgagaGTCTTATGgggttggaatgacatgagggtgagtaattaatgacagaattttcctttttaggtgaactatccctttaagtacaagCAAAGTAATACCAAACCTGACAAAGTTACTCAGTATCGAAGTTAAAGATATGTTAAAATACTTCTTAAAGGTTGAAGTTAAATATAAATGTTGACCCATATTTACCTATCCAAACAGGGTGAGGTAGAATCCGGAGGCCTCCCGCCATGCGAGGGCGCTGTGAATCTATCTGGGGAGAATATTATGAATCCTTTAAGATggtatgaattttttttaaatataaataattacatcAAAATAACGATATCTTCTTTTTAATATGGTTATGTTAATATCATTTTAATGTTTTCTCTAGGTGGGGTGACAGTTACAAAAAGGATCTGGTCTCCAGCCGTGTAAACACAACCAGAATTCTTGCTCAAGCTATTGCTGCTTCACCTAATCCACCACTTTCATGGGTGCTTGTTACAGGAGTAGGTAAATAAGGGGCGTTTTTGTAGTAAGCtaaacaaaatattatatattttgtttcaaataATGAAGCATAAACTGTCATAATGATCCCATTCACATATGTCTCTCTGTGTTCTTGTCTCTTTTTGATTTGATCAGTTAAAAAAATGTGTAAGGTAGACTTTTCATGCCGTATTTCTCTGATTTTGTCTTCAGCGTGTTATAAACCTAGTCTAGAAACCCAATACACTGAGGAGAGCGAATGGACACCATTTGACTTCCTGTCTCGTTTGGTGAAAGACTGGGAGGCGGCAGGGCAACTTCCTGAAAACATCGCTAAGAAAACAAGACAAGTGGTTATCAGACCAGGTGAATCTTATctctatttgaaataactgctttctatttgaatatatattcaaatataaaatgtaatttattcctgtgatttcaaagctaattttttagcagcattaaatcattctaatattctgattagctgctcaaaaaaacataatagaattttcttcaggtttctttgatgagtagaaagttcagaagaacagcatttatctgagacagaaatcttttgtaacattataaatgtctttattatcgctttcgataaatttaaagcatccatgcttaataaagtattaatttctataatccagtgttggggaaagttacttttaaaagtaatgcataagttacttttaaaagtaatgcattacaatattgagttactccataaaaaagtaactaattacgttacttagtcactttttaaagaaagtcaattaataaaatgggattaaatacataaaggatactTGTCCTATTTAacgtatttaattattgcaggtttgtgttaaatttcagtttttattcattttgaggagaactgtatctgtttttaatgattgagatgaattaatgcatgtactaaactagaactaaagtaacaccttactcacagtttctctcaacatgtggacaggagagcttttaatcaataaatggagggaaaaagtaactgccattacttatttgaaaaacaaGTAACTcatatattttcttgtcaattagaaattaatgtgttactttattagttacttggaaaaagtaatattattacg of Garra rufa chromosome 10, GarRuf1.0, whole genome shotgun sequence contains these proteins:
- the sdr39u1 gene encoding epimerase family protein SDR39U1 produces the protein MRVVIGGGSGFVGRELTRLLKSKGHEITIISRQPGPGKITWGEVESGGLPPCEGAVNLSGENIMNPLRWWGDSYKKDLVSSRVNTTRILAQAIAASPNPPLSWVLVTGVACYKPSLETQYTEESEWTPFDFLSRLVKDWEAAGQLPENIAKKTRQVVIRPGAVLGRDGGAMKQMLVPFWLGLGGTLGSGQQPFPWIHVSDLAGIIAHALEPKEEPPSTEPHVFNGVAPALNTNFEFTKELGRTLKRPTIFPVPGFFLDAFLGSERAVILTQGQKVLPKKTLESGFEFQYPNLASALKEIVGN